CGCGACGGCGAGAAACGCGTCGCCGTCATCGAGGGCGCCGGCAGCACGGTGGACAAGTTCGTCACGCTCGTGTTCAAGGGCTTGCTGAACGGCACCACCGTCTACGCCAAAGACCCGGCGCGACGCGGCGGCAGAGTCACCGACCAATCGTTCGAGTCCGGGAGCCTCTTTCTCGTCCCCGGCGCGGTCGAACTCCGGGGCGACGTCGGCGGCCGCATCGACCTCTCGACGGTCACGCACTTCGAACGCGTCGAACGCGACGTCAACGGCTCCACGCGACCGCTCCTCTCCGTCCGACACATGGGCGACGCCGGCGCCGTCACCACCGAACTCGTCCTCGACTCCGGGCGGAAGATGAATCTCCTCGGGCGCTACATCCGCCTGAAGTACACGCATCTCAAACAGAACCTCAAGGACGTCGACCTCACCGAGGAGGAGATCGAGGCGCTCGTCGCCATCTACTCCAGTGGCCCGAACGCCAGTCTCGCGGCCGTCCTCGGCGTCGACGCCTCCCGCGTCACGATGTTCCTCAACGACCTCATCGACAAGGACCTCGTGAAAGACGAGGACGGCCTCCACCTCACGTCGATGGGGCGAGCCGCCGTCAGCGAACACATCGAAGACGTCAACGTCTGACGTCGGCGTCGACTCCACTCTCGAAAAACGCCTCCCGAGTAGCGCTCGCTACTCCTCGTTGATGGCTTCGCTCGCGATGTTCCGGCCGCGCGTCTTCATCGACACTTCGCGGCGCTTGCGCACCTCCTCGAGGACGTCCACTTCGACGAGGCGCTCGAAGATTGACTCCACCTCGTCGACGTCCATCCCGAGGAAGTCCGGAATCTCGAACGACGACACACCGGAGTACAGCGCCATCAACACGCGCTTTTCGGTCTCCGAGAGGTCGACCGACCCCTGGCTCTTTCGAGCCTCCTTACTCAACAGCGATTCGAGAATCGAACACGTGTGCGAGTCACTCGAGAAGTACGTCTGCACGCTCGTGTCGTCGACTGTGTGCTCGACTTTCAACACCGGGCTCTTCTCGCCCTGCACCTCCAGCGACGCCGCCTCCGCGGACCCAACGTCGTCTAACTCCACGGAGACGAACGACCCGTTCGACATCGCGACGCTCAACTGGTCCTCGTCGACCTTGATGCGCGCGCGCTCGAAGGACTCGTCTTGTACCACCCCGCCTTGCACCGCGGGGTGTTTCACGAGCATCTCCGTCTGGTCTAAGAGCGCGCCGTACAGTTTGCTCTCGAACTGCTCGGTATTCTCCCCCAGCGAGAGCAACACGACGCTCTCGTTGTTCATCTGGATGCTCACGTAGTCGCTGACCTGGGCGACCGTCTGGTTCACGTCGTAGCGGCCACTCAGACTGGCAATCTCCGACAGCGGGAGGTTGCGTTTCCCGTCGTTGCCCGCGAGCACGATGCGCTTGTTCGACAGGAGGATGCGACCGTTCGTCCACTCGGCGTCCTTCAAGCGACGACCGTCCTTGACGGCCTGCAGGAACTTCCCCGCGCCGTCGGCGACTTTGTACTCGGACTCGCTCATTCCTCACCTGTGGCCGTCGTTCCGCACGCAGTGTCCCCCCGATTCCCGCGCCCACGCGACGCGTCCCGACTCATCGTTGTGCTACGTATTCAGGTGGCGTATTTAATGCTTTGCGTGCGATTCTCGCGAGTGAAATCGACGGCGGGCAGTCCGTTACGTGTGCCCGCCGAGTTTCGAGATGGCGGAGAACGCGCGCCGACGCACCTCCGCGTTCTCCGTCTCGTCCACCAGCTTCTCCAAGCGCTGCCGGGACCGGTCGCCGCCGACCTTCCCGAGCGCGAACGCCGCCATCGCCACCGCGTCCTCTCCGTACTGGTCGGTCTCGATGACCTCCAGCAGACGCGTCTCCACGGACCGCCCACCAATCTCCGAGAGCCCGGTCGCCGCGAACTGCGAGATGAGGTCGTCGTCCTCCCCGAGCACGTCACACAGCGCGTCGATGGCGTCCATCTTCGTCGCGTTGTCGCCCGCCACCCGTCCCAGCATCCACGTCGCGTTCCGCCGCTGGTGTAACTGCGTCCCCTCCTCGATGATCTCGATGAGTGACGCCACGATACTCGGGTCGCTGCGCGCCGACATCCGGTCGACGATGGTCTCCCGGAGCTCGTGGCTCTTGTCCGGCGGCACGTTCGACAGAATCTCGATGAGCGAGAACACCGCCGCCCGGCGCACCAGGTCGCTCTGGTCGCCGAGCCGCTCCACGAGCGCGTCCACCGGCTTCGCGTTCCCGAACTGCCCGAGCGAACTCACCGCCGTCCGACGCAACGCCTCGCTGTCGTCCTCCACGACCGACAACAACCCCCGGAGCGACTCCGGGTTCGTCAACCGCCCGAGCGACTCGGCGGCCTCCCGCCGAACCTTCAACGGTTGCCCGTGCAGACACTCCACGAGAATCCCCGTCACCGCCGGGTCGCCCACCCGTCCGAGCGCGCGAGCGATGCGCGCCCGCACCCCCGGGTGCGGCTCGGACTGCAAGCGCTCGGCCAGCGGCCGCGCCGACTCCGAGACCTCCAACAACCCCAACACGTTCGCCGCCGCCATCCGCAACTCCGGCGTGTCCGACGACAGATTCTCCACGAACACCTCCGCCTGCGCCCACGTCGCGCCAGAATCCGGGACCTCCTGTCCCAGCCCCTTCATCAGCGCGTCCACGGCCTCCTGTTGCGTGAGCGCGTCGATGGCTTCCGCCCGAACGACCTCGTCCTCGTCGCTCATCGCGTCGACCAACGCGTCGATACCCTCCGACCCGGGCTCGTCGAGGTTCCCCAGAATCTCGGCGGCCCGCTGCCGGACCGTCTCCTTCCCGCTCTCCTGGAGCAACTCCACTAACTTCTCGACGTCCCCGGAGCGCTCCAGTCCGTACAGCGATGGCACACCTAGATGCTAGGTACGCGTCTACAAAATGATGACGTTCAGAAAGCGATACGGGAAGTGAACGAAAAGCGGCCGCGTTACAGCGTGACGGCCTGCTTATCCTTCAGGGACTCCGGCACGTTCGCCCAGTAGGTGGTCTTCGAGCCGTACTGCGTCGTGACCGTCAGCTGGACTTCCTCGCCAGCCAAGAGACCGTCCGTGGTGATCTGACCGGCAGCAAGCACGACTTTGATGCGGTCGGACTGGTCGACGAGCACGTCGGGGTTCTCGCCCTTGATGGACTCGGTGGTGAACTCCGTGCCGTTCGCGGCGGAGCTGTCGTAGGTGAGGGTGGT
The nucleotide sequence above comes from Halobacterium litoreum. Encoded proteins:
- a CDS encoding CheF family chemotaxis protein, with protein sequence MSESAIADFVTSFIPNTATHVEPVRGRVVMSKRRIVLATDDAKTTIPLGGVFDVQHDTAPGDLAEFFDDTVTVAYERDGEKRVAVIEGAGSTVDKFVTLVFKGLLNGTTVYAKDPARRGGRVTDQSFESGSLFLVPGAVELRGDVGGRIDLSTVTHFERVERDVNGSTRPLLSVRHMGDAGAVTTELVLDSGRKMNLLGRYIRLKYTHLKQNLKDVDLTEEEIEALVAIYSSGPNASLAAVLGVDASRVTMFLNDLIDKDLVKDEDGLHLTSMGRAAVSEHIEDVNV
- the cheF1 gene encoding chemotaxis protein CheF1; amino-acid sequence: MSESEYKVADGAGKFLQAVKDGRRLKDAEWTNGRILLSNKRIVLAGNDGKRNLPLSEIASLSGRYDVNQTVAQVSDYVSIQMNNESVVLLSLGENTEQFESKLYGALLDQTEMLVKHPAVQGGVVQDESFERARIKVDEDQLSVAMSNGSFVSVELDDVGSAEAASLEVQGEKSPVLKVEHTVDDTSVQTYFSSDSHTCSILESLLSKEARKSQGSVDLSETEKRVLMALYSGVSSFEIPDFLGMDVDEVESIFERLVEVDVLEEVRKRREVSMKTRGRNIASEAINEE
- a CDS encoding HEAT repeat domain-containing protein produces the protein MPSLYGLERSGDVEKLVELLQESGKETVRQRAAEILGNLDEPGSEGIDALVDAMSDEDEVVRAEAIDALTQQEAVDALMKGLGQEVPDSGATWAQAEVFVENLSSDTPELRMAAANVLGLLEVSESARPLAERLQSEPHPGVRARIARALGRVGDPAVTGILVECLHGQPLKVRREAAESLGRLTNPESLRGLLSVVEDDSEALRRTAVSSLGQFGNAKPVDALVERLGDQSDLVRRAAVFSLIEILSNVPPDKSHELRETIVDRMSARSDPSIVASLIEIIEEGTQLHQRRNATWMLGRVAGDNATKMDAIDALCDVLGEDDDLISQFAATGLSEIGGRSVETRLLEVIETDQYGEDAVAMAAFALGKVGGDRSRQRLEKLVDETENAEVRRRAFSAISKLGGHT